CAAGATCGCGTCGCTGGCGGTCGTGCCGTGCGTTATCTTGTTCATGCCGCTCGTGATGAAGCCGCTTTTGGGGCTGCGGCCCATGCCCGCGGGACCGACGCGGGACCGGTTCGAGGCGCTGGCGAAGCGGCTCGATTTCCGCTGCGCGGACTACCTGCTGTGGCACACACACGGGGCCGCGGTGAACGCCTTCATCACCGGGCTGTTACCCCGGGTGCGGTACGTCGTTTTTACTGACCGAATATTGGAAGACCTTCCACCGGACGAACTGGACGGCGTGCTCGGCCACGAGATCGGCCACGCGAAGCACGGCCACATCTGGCTGTACGCGATCTTCCTTGCTCTGAGCCTGTCCGTACTGGCGGCGCTGGCACTGTACCTCGACCGGTGCCTCGGCACGGCCACGTCCGAGCAGATGGTGCGCCTGCGGGTCTGGCTCGAGGGGTTCAAAACGTGGGTTCTGCTGCCCCCCATCGCTCTGATCGCGGGTTACTTGTTCGTGGTGTTCGGTGCGCTGTCGCGGCGCTGCGAGCGACAGGCCGATCTGTACGGGTGCAAGACAGTTTCGTGCGCGAACCCGGTGTGTACCGAGCACGACGAGAAGACCGTTTACCCGCCGGGCGGTAACTGCTTGTGCCCGACCGGTATCCGAACGTTCGCCCGCGCACTCGATCGCGTGCGCGAGCTGAACGGCATGGAGCACGAAACCGGGGACTGGCGCTCGTTGCGCCGGGTGCTGCGGTCCGCGTGGGGGTGGGTGCGGGCCTGGCAACACGGCCCGATTTCCCGTCGGAGTTCGTACTTGTTGGACGTCGCCAACGGGCTCGTCGACGAGCCCCGGTTCCAGCGCCGGGTGTTCGCGTTCAAGTGCGTGCTGATGGCGTCCCTGGTCGCCGCACTCGTCGCGCTCGGTGAGGCCGTCGGGTGGAAAGACCTGTTCGATGCGTTGTAACGATGGGGCCGGTTCTGTGCTCCGCTCTATGCGGCGCGGATGGCATTGGTTACGATAGTGGCGACCACGACCGACCCAGGAGTGAGCACGATGAGCGACACCCCGCCGCCGGCCGACGCTGCGCCCGTTCCCGCCCCCGTACCGTCCGCACCCAAAACCAAGTTCGCGTGGCAGTGGGCCGTCGCGCTGGCGCTCGGGTGCGGCACGGTGTACCTCACGTTCGAGGCGGTGGCCGGGCGCGCGGAGTCGGACCCGCCCGCAGAGCCGCAGAGCAAGAAGCAACTGGACGTTCCCTCCCTCAAAACCTCGGAAGCGATCGCCTTCCGCCGGGACGATAAAGAGAAGAAAGACGACAAGAAGGAAGAAAAGAAGAAGGTCGCGGCCCCGGAACTCGAGGGCGGCACCGCGTGGCTGAACAGCGGCGGGGCGCTCACGCTCAAGAAGGATCTGAAGGGCAAGATCGTTATTCTCGACTTCTGGACGCTGTGCTGCATCAACTGCATTCACATCATGCCGGACCTCGCGAAGCTCGAGAAGAAGTACCCGAACGAACTGGTGGTCATCGGCGTCCACTCGCCGAAGTTCGAGAACGAAAAAGCGACCGCGAGCATCCGCAAGGCGGTCCTGCGCTACCAGATCGAGCACCCCGTCATCAACGACGCGGACCACACGATCTGGAACAAGTACGAAGTGGAAGCGTGGCCGACGCTCGTGGTCATCGACCCCGAGGGCAACCTCGTCGGGTACACGTCGGGCGAGGGCAACTACGAGTTGCTCGATGTCGTCGTTTCAAAGCTGATCGACGAGCACAAGAAGAAGAAAACGCTCGACGAGAAGCCGCTCCGGTTCGACCTCGCGAAGTTCCGTGAGAGCGGCGACACCCCGCTGTTCTTCCCCGGCAAGGTTGTGGCAGACGAGAAGGGCAAGCGGTTGTTCATCGCGGACAGCACGCACCACCGGCTCGTCGTGACCGACCTGCAGGGCAACAAGATCGCGGTGATCGGCACCGGGGCGCCGGGCAAGACCGACGGCGCGTTCGACAAGGCGCAGTTCGATGACCCGCAGGGCATGGTGGTACGAGGCGACACGGTGTTCGTGGCGGACCGCAAGAACCACCTCATTCGCGAAGTCGATCTGAAGGCGAAAACGGTCACCACGATCGCGGGTAGCGGTGAACAAGATCACGAAATTGACAACCGCCGACTCGCGCGATCCGTACCCGCGAAGCAGATCGGCCTGAACAGCCCGTGGGACTTGGCTCTGGAAGGTGACAAGCTCTACATCGCGATGGCCGGGCACCACCAAATCTGGCTGCTCGACCTGAAAGAGAAGACCCTCACCCCCTACGCCGGCAACGGGCGCGAAACGATCGGCGACGGCGCGCTGCGGAAGGCCATGTTCGCGCAGCCGAGCGGTTTGGTGAGCGACGGCAAGAACCTGTTCGTTGCGGACAGCGAAATCAGTGCTCTGCGCAAGGTGCCGCTCGATCCCGAGGGTAAAGTCGAAACGCTCGTCGGGCGCGGGCTGTTCACGTTCGGTGACGTGGACGGGCCGGGGCAAGTTGCCGACGACCCACTGATGCAGAAGACCGAGGCCCGCCTCCAGCACGCTCTCGGCGTGACCTACGCGGACGGCAAGTTGTTCGTCGCCGACACCTACAACAGCAAAGTCAAGATCTTCGATCTGAAGACTGGTGAACTAAAGACGCTCGTCGGCGGGAACCCGCTCGGCTGGTTCGGGCCGACGACGTTCAACGAACCAAGCGGCATCAGCTACGCGAACGGCAAGCTCTTCGTGGCGGACACGAACGCGCACCGCATTCGTGTCGTGGACGTGGCAACAAAGGCCGTCAGTACGCTCCAACTGAAGGGCGTCGAACCACCCCTTGTGCCAAAAGAAGTGAAGCCGCAGGAACCGAAAAAGTAGTCGGCGCGGTTTTTCAGCCTCATCCCTTTGCGATACTGCGTTGAAACGATGAGTTTCGCCTTTGGTTTCGTGGCACAGGTCTCTGGCCTGTGTGTAAGACTTCACAGGCCAGAGACCTGTGCCACGAAACCAAAGACTCAAACCTTCAACACAGCAGGCTTGTGAGACGGGTAAGTCAGAAAGGCTCAGGAGATTCACCGATGACCCGCGCGCGTGTGGTCGTGTTTGCGATGGCTTTGGCTACGCTGTTCGCGCTCGTACCCGGTTCGGCGAGCGCCCAGAAGTGGTACGAGAAGGCCGTGAAGAAGGTCGAGGGGCGCTTCACGCCCGCGGAGGCGAAGCGGGGCCAAACGGTCACGTTCTCGCTGACCGTCGAACTCAACGAGGGGTACCACACCTACCCGCTGTTCCAGCCCGAAAAGAAGGCGGACGGGATGGTGAACACGATCAAGTTCCCCGCTCCGGACAAGCTCATCTTCGTGGGCAAGCCGGAAGACCCGAAGGACTTCGCCACGAAGGAAGAACCGGATCTCGACATTAAGGAACTGCGGTACTGTCCGGGCACGGTGGTGTACACCCGCAAGGCGGTCGTGTCGCCGAAGGCCACGGCCGGCGCCACGACTGTAAAACTCGCGTCGTTCGGCCTGAACGTGTGCGATAAGAACAACTGCTTCCCCTCGAAGGCGGTGCCGGTGGAGGCCGCGTTCAAGGTGCTCGAAGGCCCTGCGGTACCGGTAGAAAAGGCGTTCGCGGAAGAAGTCGAAAAGGCGCTCGGCGCGAAGTAGCCGGACGTGCGGCGCGCGAATAAGGCGCCCGCGGTCCGCGTCTGTAAGGGCATCTCAAACCGTGCTGTATGTCCCCTCAGCGGGGCAGACCGGCATGTCGCCCCTTGATCCATAGAAAAGCCCACGGCTCCCGTGGGCTTTGTTCTTGTTCCCCCGTCGCGGTGCTCTCACATGCCACGCTCCGCCCTCCCGCTCGCGATATTCGTTCTGTGCGCTGTCACCGCGCCCGCCGGCGCCCAGTTCGGGGACGAGCCGTTCGCGCGGGCAGAAAGCAAGTTACCGAAGGAGTTCGCAAAACGCGCGGACGTGACGGTCCAAGTCGTGCCCGCGAAAGTGAAATGGGGCGAAACGGTCGCAGTAAAGGTGACCGTTTCGCCGAAGTCGCACGCCTGGACGTACCCGGCGTTCCCAACGGACCCGAAGCAACTGGCCCGTAACACGCTCGAGCTCTCTTCGCCCGGCGAACTGATCTTCATCGGAGGTGTGGCGGACCCACCGGTCAAGTGGAAGCAGAAACCGCGCCCGGATTCGCTCGCGATGGACGAGTACACCGATCAGCCGATCACCTGGGAGTTCAAGGCCGTGGTTTCGCCGAAAGCGAAGCCCGGTGCCAAATCGGTTGTGTTAGACGGCCTGGACCTCCAGGTGTGCGACGATAAAAACTGCATTCCTGCGGACGGCAAAAAGCTCCCGCCCGCCGAGTTCCGGGTGGAAGAAGGCGCGTCGGACCACGTGAACCCGCAAGACCTCGCTTCAGCGCTCCTCAAGATTCAGTCGCCGACCGATGTCATCCGCGTGGGTGCCGGTGCGATTCTTGTAGCCGGACTGGATACGGCCACCGCCCGCTCCACTGCGCCCGGTGCGGAGGCCGCAAAAAAGAGCAACCGAAAGGCGGCCAAACCGGTTGCCGCTTACACCGAAGAGATGAACGGGTACGCGGGCAACATCGAGCGAACCGGGGACACGAGTGGTGGGAGCGACGGTGGGCAGTCTCAGGGATTGTGGGCGTTCGTTCTCACGGCCGCGGCTTGGGGGCTGATCTCGCTCGTCACGCCCTGCGTCTTCCCCATGATCCCGATCACGGTCAGCATCTTCCTCAAGCAAGCGCACGGCTCGTTCCGCGAGCGCCTCAAACTGGCGGGCGTGTACTGCCTCACCATTATCTCGGTGCTCGGGGTGTCCGCGTTCGCGCTCCTGAAATTCATGGCGTGGCTCAGCACGCAACCCGTTACCAACGTGCTGCTCGCGCTGCTGTTCCTCGTACTGGCCCTGAGCCTGTTCGGGATGTACGAGATCTCGCTGCCGAACGTGCTCCAGAAGCGGTTGCAAGCGAAGCAGTCGAAGGGCGGCGTGATCGGTACGATCTTCGGCGCGCTGGCGTTTACGGTCATCAGTTTCACGTGCGTGGCCCCGTTCCTCGGTGGGTTCGCGGGCATTTCGGCCGGTAACGACACCGGCGGGAGCCTGATCGCGGTACCTACTGTAAAGGAAATCGCGGGCGGGCTGGCGTTCGCCACCGCGTTCGCGGCCCCGTTCTTTGTGCTCGCGCTCGTACCCGGGCTGATGAAGGCACTGCCCAAATCCGGCGGGTGGCTCGATAGCGTGAAGGTGGTGATGGGTTTTCTGGAACTGGCGGCAGCGCTCAAGTTCCTCCGCACCGCCGAACTCGGTGTACTCCCGACGCCGCAATACTTCACCTACGATGTGGTTCTGGGCGGATGGATCGCGATCAGCGTCGCGTGCGGGCTGTACCTGCTGAACGTCTACCGCCTGCCGCACGACGAGGAGAACCCGAACATTGGCGTCCCCCGCTTGATCTTCGCGCTACTGTTCCTCGGGCTCGCGCTGTATCTGCTCCCGGCGACGTTCAAGGGCCAGGACGGGAAGCCGC
The Gemmata palustris DNA segment above includes these coding regions:
- a CDS encoding protein-disulfide reductase DsbD family protein: MPRSALPLAIFVLCAVTAPAGAQFGDEPFARAESKLPKEFAKRADVTVQVVPAKVKWGETVAVKVTVSPKSHAWTYPAFPTDPKQLARNTLELSSPGELIFIGGVADPPVKWKQKPRPDSLAMDEYTDQPITWEFKAVVSPKAKPGAKSVVLDGLDLQVCDDKNCIPADGKKLPPAEFRVEEGASDHVNPQDLASALLKIQSPTDVIRVGAGAILVAGLDTATARSTAPGAEAAKKSNRKAAKPVAAYTEEMNGYAGNIERTGDTSGGSDGGQSQGLWAFVLTAAAWGLISLVTPCVFPMIPITVSIFLKQAHGSFRERLKLAGVYCLTIISVLGVSAFALLKFMAWLSTQPVTNVLLALLFLVLALSLFGMYEISLPNVLQKRLQAKQSKGGVIGTIFGALAFTVISFTCVAPFLGGFAGISAGNDTGGSLIAVPTVKEIAGGLAFATAFAAPFFVLALVPGLMKALPKSGGWLDSVKVVMGFLELAAALKFLRTAELGVLPTPQYFTYDVVLGGWIAISVACGLYLLNVYRLPHDEENPNIGVPRLIFALLFLGLALYLLPATFKGQDGKPQRPAGTVYAWVESFLLPETSKDEGWSTDLKETIDTARKSGRPIFLDFTGETCTNCKYNEHSVFPQPAVREEMQNFEKVQLYTDWLPAASYTSDPGLAARKAEARVNRDFQTEVFKDIKLPLYAVLVPQADGKLKLIGTYEEGKINDPAQFAAFLKDSLEKAKK
- a CDS encoding M48 family metallopeptidase; protein product: MPILLVFVLIAACLPVEWPLPPFAPEREAAFALTGGAVALVLALPFALRTWVIRTLRIDPARRYEVARVYNWWRRALFFINIGTVVASVLAFGWGWLVWRETLIFWNKSAQTAPFAELMVPLPYFVVLLGCWFIYYDAERALHRVLHLGDRPYWPRSAYLLHNLRQFALMVLLPIVLIVTQQTLGRYAPETSRTALYKIASLAVVPCVILFMPLVMKPLLGLRPMPAGPTRDRFEALAKRLDFRCADYLLWHTHGAAVNAFITGLLPRVRYVVFTDRILEDLPPDELDGVLGHEIGHAKHGHIWLYAIFLALSLSVLAALALYLDRCLGTATSEQMVRLRVWLEGFKTWVLLPPIALIAGYLFVVFGALSRRCERQADLYGCKTVSCANPVCTEHDEKTVYPPGGNCLCPTGIRTFARALDRVRELNGMEHETGDWRSLRRVLRSAWGWVRAWQHGPISRRSSYLLDVANGLVDEPRFQRRVFAFKCVLMASLVAALVALGEAVGWKDLFDAL
- a CDS encoding thioredoxin-like domain-containing protein; protein product: MSDTPPPADAAPVPAPVPSAPKTKFAWQWAVALALGCGTVYLTFEAVAGRAESDPPAEPQSKKQLDVPSLKTSEAIAFRRDDKEKKDDKKEEKKKVAAPELEGGTAWLNSGGALTLKKDLKGKIVILDFWTLCCINCIHIMPDLAKLEKKYPNELVVIGVHSPKFENEKATASIRKAVLRYQIEHPVINDADHTIWNKYEVEAWPTLVVIDPEGNLVGYTSGEGNYELLDVVVSKLIDEHKKKKTLDEKPLRFDLAKFRESGDTPLFFPGKVVADEKGKRLFIADSTHHRLVVTDLQGNKIAVIGTGAPGKTDGAFDKAQFDDPQGMVVRGDTVFVADRKNHLIREVDLKAKTVTTIAGSGEQDHEIDNRRLARSVPAKQIGLNSPWDLALEGDKLYIAMAGHHQIWLLDLKEKTLTPYAGNGRETIGDGALRKAMFAQPSGLVSDGKNLFVADSEISALRKVPLDPEGKVETLVGRGLFTFGDVDGPGQVADDPLMQKTEARLQHALGVTYADGKLFVADTYNSKVKIFDLKTGELKTLVGGNPLGWFGPTTFNEPSGISYANGKLFVADTNAHRIRVVDVATKAVSTLQLKGVEPPLVPKEVKPQEPKK